A region of Solanum dulcamara chromosome 7, daSolDulc1.2, whole genome shotgun sequence DNA encodes the following proteins:
- the LOC129894018 gene encoding uncharacterized protein LOC129894018 isoform X2, which produces MMVLFHIIIILAKGEPCSMKGQQNQAEYDACMSYKPNEEDGFSGDFSSGFVRVNPVPSQSLDSVCSHTDLFCFPPRLRGFLFEENNAQSQVEEASGVQSDVALPKGSDEENRNISRSSDSCIFKFLGGRTIYCYLSYEECYNELPCSCIRGNRANGVSFGEGPLSDDKYEKLKPKAEDETGSFNILGGSFPHVEINPPLLDWGEKYLYFPSLAFLNVKNTHRDSTLTVFEPYGTNSQFYPCNFSETLLAPGETTSICFVFLPTLLGLSSAQFVLQTSSGGFLVQAKGFAVESPYRIQPLVGLDISSSGRRSRNLSLYNPYNEAIHVEEITIWTSISSGDKTRYAKAICNMNNGEDSNNNFSLLGVKEWLDVKGDELGIPLVAIRPHRNWEIDPDKTETIIELDFPSHTGGEIFGAFSLQLLSSSKGKADTIIVPLKAELGKTSAHNELTDPLSLSIQTVEPCANDGTSVVAVSVRNDSPYILSIVKVSEAGENIKPFHVRYVEGLILFPGTVTQVAVVTYSSPSAQLLDPLVQAHEMSMNCKLLVSTNDSRTSEIEVACRDVVSLCSGGKYDSSTGQEEHSDEVELGNTRAISSSSSMRSPLEMKAVDTTMADESVLKNWKSHATASGMSVLDESEVVFPVIQVGSYHSQWITIENPSLKPILVQLVLNSWEIIDECKTSGSHLQPSLSSRIVANYSIAPKRYGFSLAENAVTEALLHPFGKASFGPILFQPAARCQWRSSALVRNNLSGVEWLTLKGSGGLLSLVLLDESEPVQNLDFKLNMPAPLNLSSSGVLYNIKDKFHACSLSLSKELHAKNVGDFPLEVKKIEISGTECGTDGFVINGCKGFSLEPEESIKLVISYHTDFSVATIHRDLELALATGILVIPMKASLPICVLHFCKRSLFWMRVKRLLVTILFLASLFFLVLWCIIPQVVAFGSHECLPKSEKSYMTSVSHAGKLSRMHPTEKQIGKFVFSFKLNGLLRSIGEGEALSVESFSTCEDIQAVSQNQSVTDQNVNHCAGYNSVSDTQKGMEVSSSTESVAIQSSDTYETSKAGNLTVKIGKEKGRRRKKKKNSATALVGVFDVSSSHSGNSTPSSPLSPTSNSTPSRPSPQSADVDRPVKLINPFADVGNRQCKKSTHSEFASERNVLQREATLMFGGKKACPPQEKPAAPKRSASKPVLLPSATFPCADKSAPRLMCRQPLLASSSVIAPHLRAPGSKPPNQMAVKADEKTGIEEKFTYDIWGDHLSNLPPVGRSKKVLEMPPHALENSSSSFFLRGPQTLITNYQQITVSSDREG; this is translated from the exons ATGATGGTTCTGTTCCATATCATCATTATTCTGGCTAAGGGTGAACCATGTTCAATGAAGGGACAGCAAAACCAAGCAGAGTATGATGCATGTATGTCCTACAAACCCAATGAGGAGGATGGTTTTAGTGGTGATTTTTCATCTGGTTTCGTTCGTGTGAATCCCGTGCCTAGTCAAAGTCTTGATAGCGTGTGTTCTCATACAGACTTGTTCTGCTTTCCTCCCAGATTGCGGGGGTTTTTGTTTGAAGAGAATAATGCACAATCACAAGTGGAAGAAGCTTCTGGGGTTCAATCTGATGTTGCTTTGCCTAAAGGGTCAGATGAAGAGAACAGAAATATTAGTAGGTCATCCGATTCTTGTATTTTCAAGTTCTTGGGTGGAAGAACAATTTACTGTTATCTGAGTTACGAGGAATGTTACAATGAATTGCCTTGTAGTTGTATAAGAGGGAACAGAGCAAATGGTGTTTCTTTTGGTGAAGGGCCTTTGTCTGAtgataaatatgaaaaattgaaaccAAAAGCAGAAGACGAGACAGGCAGTTTTAACATTCTGGGTGGTTCTTTCCCTCATGTAGAAATCAACCCCCCTTTGCTTGACTGGGGGGAGAAGTATTtatattttccttcattagcTTTTCTAAATGTTAAAAATACACACAGAGACAGCACACTGACTGTATTTGAACCTTATGGAACCAATTCTCAGTTTTATCCTTGCAATTTCAGCGAAACGTTGTTGGCACCTGGTGAAACTACATCGATTTGTTTTGTGTTCTTGCCTACATTGTTGGGTCTCTCTTCAGCGCAGTTTGTCTTGCAGACAAGCTCTGGTGGTTTCTTGGTTCAGGCTAAGGGCTTTGCTGTTGAATCCCCATATCGCATACAGCCTTTAGTCGGTCTTGATATTTCCTCTAGTGGAAGGCGTAGTAGGAATCTTTCTTTGTATAATCCTTACAATGAAGCCATCCATGTGGAGGAGATAACTATTTGGACGTCTATTTCTTCAGGAGATAAGACCCGTTATGCGAAGGCAATTTGTAATATGAATAATGGTGAAGATTCAAACAATAATTTTAGCTTGCTTGGTGTTAAGGAGTGGTTGGATGTCAAGGGTGATGAACTTGGTATCCCTCTTGTTGCAATTAGACCCCATAGGAATTGGGAAATTGATCCTGACAAAACTGAAACCATCATAGAATTAGATTTCCCTAGTCATACTGGGGGAGAGATATTTGGTGCCTTTTCTCTGCAGTTGCTTAGCTCTTCCAAAGGTAAAGCTGATACAATTATAGTCCCTCTCAAAGCAGAACTGGGCAAGACGTCGGCTCACAATGAGCTCACAGATCCACTTTCTTTGTCTATTCAAACTGTAGAACCATGTGCTAATGATGGTACTAGTGTTGTTGCTGTGTCAGTGAGAAATGATTCTCCTTACATATTGAGCATTGTCAAGGTAAGTGAGGCTGGAGAGAACATCAAGCCTTTTCATGTCAGATATGTTGAGGGATTAATACTCTTTCCTGGCACTGTTACGCAAGTTGCTGTGGTCACTTACAGTTCCCCATCTGCTCAGTTACTTGATCCTCTGGTGCAGGCTCATGAAATGAGCATGAACTGTAAATTGCTCGTATCAACTAATGACTCGAGAACTTCTGAGATTGAAGTTGCTTGCAGGGATGTAGTCAGCCTTTGTTCAGGAGGTAAATATGACTCTTCAACCGGTCAAGAAGAACACTCTGATGAAGTAGAACTTGGAAATACAAGAGCAATCTCTTCAAGCAGTAGCATGCGGTCACCATTAGAAATGAAG GCTGTGGATACAACAATGGCAGATGAGTCGGTATTGAAGAACTGGAAATCTCATGCTACTGCAAGTGGCATGTCCGTACTGGATGAAAGTGAAGTTGTGTTTCCAGTGATTCAAGTCGGAAGTTATCACTCTCAGTGGATCACAATAGAAAACCCAAGTCTAAAACCAATCTTGGTGCAGCTTGTTCTGAACTCCTGGGAAATTATTGATGAGTGCAAGACTTCAGGAAGCCATTTGCAGCCTTCTCTATCCAGTAGAATAGTTGCTAACTATTCTATTGCTCCAAAGAGATACGGTTTTTCGCTGGCAGAAAATGCAGTAACTGAAGCTCTTCTTCACCCTTTTGGTAAAGCATCGTTTGGTCCAATTTTATTTCAACCTGCAGCTAGATGTCAGTGGAGAAGTTCAGCTTTGGTTAGGAACAATCTTTCTGGTGTGGAGTGGTTAACTCTCAAAGGATCTGGCGGGTTGCTTTCTTTGGTCTTGCTTGATGAGTCTGAACCTGTACAGAACCTGGATTTCAAATTAAACATGCCAGCCCCTCTTAATCTCTCTTCTTCGGGTGTGTTATACAACATAAAGGATAAATTTCATGCATGTTCTCTGTCGTTGTCAAAGGAGCTTCATGCAAAGAACGTGGGGGACTTTCCCCTGGAggtcaaaaaaattgaaatctctGGAACGGAGTGTGGAACAGATGGGTTCGTAATAAATGGTTGTAAAGGTTTTTCTCTTGAACCTGAGGAGTCTATAAAGCTTGTGATATCATATCATACTGATTTTTCCGTTGCCACTATACATAGAGATCTTGAACTGGCTTTGGCAACTGGCATACTTGTTATACCAATGAAAGCTAGTCTTCCTATCTGTGTGCTTCATTTCTGCAAGAGGTCTTTGTTCTGGATGAGGGTGAAAAGATTGctcgtcacaattctttttctaGCTTCTTTGTTCTTTCTGGTTCTTTGGTGCATCATACCCCAAGTGGTGGCCTTTGGCTCCCATGAGTGCTTGCCTAAGAGTGAAAAAAGCTATATGACATCTGTTAGTCATGCTGGAAAATTGTCTCGTATGCATCCCACTGAGAAACAGATTGGCAAGTTTGTCTTCTCCTTTAAATTGAACGGTTTGCTTAGGTCAATTGGGGAAGGTGAGGCTCTGTCAGTTGAAAGTTTCAGTACATGTGAAGATATTCAAGCTGTCTCCCAAAATCAAAGTGTAACTGATCAGAATGTGAATCATTGTGCAGGATATAACTCTGTATCAGATACCCAAAAGGGAATGGAAGTGTCATCCTCTACAGAGTCGGTAGCAATTCAgagttctgatacatatgaaACATCGAAAGCTGGTAATCTCACCGTCAAAAttggaaaagaaaaagggaGGAGGcggaagaagaaaaagaattctGCAACTGCTTTGGTTGGAGTTTTTGATGTTTCAAGTAGCCATAGTGGCAATTCTACACCATCGTCACCCTTGTctcctacctcaaattcaacaCCTAGTCGGCCATCTCCACAGTCTGCTGATGTGGATCGACCTGTTAAGCTCATCAATCCCTTTGCTGATGTTGGTAACCGTCAATGTAAAAAAAGTACACACTCCGAATTTGCATCTGAGAGGAATGTCTTGCAGAGAGAGGCAACATTAATGTTTGGTGGAAAAAAGGCTTGTCCTCCTCAAGAGAAGCCTGCTGCACCTAAAAGATCAGCCAGCAAACCTGTTCTTCTGCCATCAGCAACCTTCCCTTGTGCTGATAAATCTGCTCCTCGCTTGATGTGTCGTCAACCATTATTGGCTTCAAGTTCTGTAATTGCTCCACATTTGCGAGCTCCTGGATCTAAACCTCCAAATCAGATGGCAGTTAAAGCTGATGAAAAGACGGGTATAGAAGAAAAGTTTACTTATGATATTTGGGGTGACCATCTTTCCAATCTTCCCCCTGTAGGTAGGTCAAAGAAGGTATTGGAGATGCCTCCGCATGCTTTAGAAAACAGCTCCAGTAGTTTCTTTCTAAGGGGTCCACAGACTCTTATTACCAACTACCAACAAATAACTGTAAGTTCTGACCGTGAAGGTTAA